The genomic DNA CAGCGGGAGAAGGAATATTCCACCGGACTATCAGAATCCGTCGCCCTGCCCCACACGAAGAGCGACGCCGTCATGGAGGCAAGGATTTGTTTCATCCGCTTAAAGAATGAAGTGGACTGGGACTCTCTGGACGGAAAGGACGTGAAGTACGTCTTCGGGATCCTCATGCCGAGCAGTAATCTGGAGAATCTCCATTTGAAAGTCATCGCTTCCCTGGCAACGAATCTATTGGAAGATGAATTCAAAGAGAAGCTGGAGAGCCTCGAGACAGCAGAAGAATTTTATCAGTATTTTACTAATCAAATAGGAGCGTGACCGCTATGAAAATCGTAGGCGTAACATCATGTATTGCAGGATTGGCCCATACACCGATGGCAGCGAAAGCCTTGGAGAAAGCAGGAGTGAAGCTTGGGTATGATGTGAAGATCGAGCAACAGGGAGCCCTAGGGAAAGTAAATGAAATCACCCCGTTGGAAGCATCGGAAGCAGATTTCGTCATCATCGCAGCAGATAAGGCGATTGAAGATATGGAACGTTTCGAAGGCAAACGCATCGTGCGGGTGAAAATTGGTCAGGCAGTCAGTAAAGCAGAGCTTGTTCTTCAAAAAGCGGTAGAAGCCGTTCAAAAAGCAAACGCATAGGGCCAAAGGGGGACTTAAGATGAAAAAGTGGTTATCGGAAGCAAAACAGCACTTGATGACAGGTATATCGTTCGCCCTGCCGATCATCATCGGTGGATCACTGGTGGTCGCCATTGCGAAAATGATCGGGTTCGGATTCGGGGTAAGCAACCTCGATGATTATGCAGACGCATCAGGCTTCCTGCATTATGTGTACCTCTTCCAGGGAGTCGGCTGGACGGCAATCGGACTCCTCAATGTGATTCTTGCTGCTTACATCGCCTATTCAATCGGCGGGAAGCCAGCACTTGCCGCGGGATTTGTCGGTGGAAGCCTGGCCATCAGTACGAATGCAGGATTCCTTGGAGCCGTGATTGCCGGATTCTTTGCCGGTTACCTCACGATCCTCATTAAGAACAAAGTTCAGATCAAAGGAGCAGCGGCAAGCACTGTACCGTTGATCATCCTTCCACTCATCACCGTCGGTCTCACGGGAATCCTCATGGCCCTTGTCTTGGGTGGACCTCTGGGTGCACTGAATCAGGGGCTGATCGATTGGATCAATAGCATGACCCAGAGCGGAACGAACAAAGTCCTTCTAGCTGTCATCCTCGGAGCCATGATCGGCTTCGATCTTGGTGGACCGGTCAACAAGGCAGCTTGGATGGCAGGGAACGCCCTATTGGCTTCCGGTATCTATCTTCCGAACATCATGATCAACATCGCAATCTGCATCCCGCCGCTCGGCTATGCGATTGCGACCGTCATCCGCAGAAGCAAATTCAACGCAACGTTCCGTGAAGCAGGGAACGGTGCCTGGATCATGGGGATGATCGGCATCACGGAAGGGGCGATCCCGTTCACCCTCCGCAACCCATTGAAGATGATTCCGCTCAATATGATCGGATGTGCCGCTGGTGCAGCCATCACGATCCTGCTCGGGGCCTTTGACAAGATGCCACCGATCGGTGGTCTTTACGGAGCCATCTCCATCGGTAATCCGTTCGCATACTTGATCGGAGGAATCAGTGGAGCCCTCATCATCGCAATCGGTGCGGTACTCCTAGGTAACTTCAATGACGAAGAAGAAGTGAAAACAAGCAAAACGACAAAACCAACAGAAGAGGACGAGATCGAGCTCGTTTTAGAATAAATCAACCGCCTGTCACGGAGAGATCCGTGACAGGGTTATTTCCAAGATCACTCATAAAGGAAGAGGAATCTCTTCTCCTCAGGAGGTCATCATGTTGAAAGCAAAAACAAAAGTACACGTCATTCCCCATACACACTGGGATCGCGAGTGGTATTTCACAACGTCCCGTTCCAAAATCTATCTCGCTAAACAGGTGAAGGAAGTTCTTGAAACACTTGAAAACAACGAAGAGTTTAAGTACTACCTGCTGGATGCGCAGGCATCACTCCTTGATGATTACTTGAAATGGTATCCAGAAGACAAGGAGAGACTGGAAGCGTTGATTGCAGCTAAGCGCATCATGACCGGCCCTTGGTATACGCAAACCGACCAGCTTGTCATTTCCGGCGAATCCATCGTCCGGAACCTTTACTACGGTCAAAGCATTGCGGAATCTTTCGGTCACTCCATGGCTGTCGGCTATGTGCCCGACGCATTCGGCCAGGCGGCTCAGATGCCCCAGATTTACAAGCAGTTCGGCATCGATACATTCCTCTTCTGGAGAGGGGTTGCCGATAATCGCCTGAAGCAAACGGAGTTTACTTGGAAGGGATCAGATGGCAGTGAAGTCTTCGCTGTTCAGATTCCATTCGGTTACTACTACGGAGGCAATATCCCTGAAGGCGAGGACGATATTCTACCGTATCTCAATGAACAAGTCGGGAAGCTCGAAGCAAAAGCATCTACGGAGCATGTTTATTTCCCGAATGGTTTCGACCAGGCCCCGATCCGCAAAAACCTGCCTGAGCTCATCAATCGATTCAACGAAATCGATGAGGACCGTGAGTATGTCCTGAACGAGCCAGAGCGCTTCCTCCAGGAAATCAAAGAATCCGCCACTTCACTGCCGGTATTGGAAGGAGAACTGACAGAAGGGAAGCACAGCCGGATCCATAAGACCATCTTCTCGACGAGGGCGGACCTGAAGCAATTGAACAACCAAATCGAGAACTTCATTACGAACACCCTTGAGCCTGTTCTCACAATCAGCCATTCCCTCGGGCACGACTATCCTCATGAGACTGTAGCGGAGATCTGGAAGCTCATGTTCGAAAATGCCGCCCATGACAGCATTGGTGGTTGCAACAGTGATACAACCAATCAGGATGTCTTCTTCCGGTACAAGCAGGCGCGGGATCTCGGGGACAATCTCCTTGAGCTTCATATGCGCATGATTGCTCAGAAGATCAATCAAGAAGAAACCTTCTCCTTCACAGTATTCAATGCGCTTCCTTATGCACGGAAGGGGTTTGTGGAATTCGACGCCTATCTTCCGGAGAAGGAATTCACGATCCGTGATGTAAACGGTGAACAGCTGCCTTTCACGATCAAGGAAAAAACCGAGCTGACCGATTATGTGCTCAATCAGCATATCTATCTCAATCCAAGCAAGAAAGTCTATCTGCCTGAGAAGG from Rossellomorea marisflavi includes the following:
- a CDS encoding PTS sugar transporter subunit IIA, whose translation is MTQLLLSPELIFLEQEFKTKEDIMNFIGDVSVKFNITDNKEALVRDLWQREKEYSTGLSESVALPHTKSDAVMEARICFIRLKNEVDWDSLDGKDVKYVFGILMPSSNLENLHLKVIASLATNLLEDEFKEKLESLETAEEFYQYFTNQIGA
- a CDS encoding PTS fructose transporter subunit IIB, which encodes MKIVGVTSCIAGLAHTPMAAKALEKAGVKLGYDVKIEQQGALGKVNEITPLEASEADFVIIAADKAIEDMERFEGKRIVRVKIGQAVSKAELVLQKAVEAVQKANA
- a CDS encoding PTS fructose transporter subunit IIC translates to MKKWLSEAKQHLMTGISFALPIIIGGSLVVAIAKMIGFGFGVSNLDDYADASGFLHYVYLFQGVGWTAIGLLNVILAAYIAYSIGGKPALAAGFVGGSLAISTNAGFLGAVIAGFFAGYLTILIKNKVQIKGAAASTVPLIILPLITVGLTGILMALVLGGPLGALNQGLIDWINSMTQSGTNKVLLAVILGAMIGFDLGGPVNKAAWMAGNALLASGIYLPNIMINIAICIPPLGYAIATVIRRSKFNATFREAGNGAWIMGMIGITEGAIPFTLRNPLKMIPLNMIGCAAGAAITILLGAFDKMPPIGGLYGAISIGNPFAYLIGGISGALIIAIGAVLLGNFNDEEEVKTSKTTKPTEEDEIELVLE
- the mngB gene encoding mannosylglycerate hydrolase, whose translation is MLKAKTKVHVIPHTHWDREWYFTTSRSKIYLAKQVKEVLETLENNEEFKYYLLDAQASLLDDYLKWYPEDKERLEALIAAKRIMTGPWYTQTDQLVISGESIVRNLYYGQSIAESFGHSMAVGYVPDAFGQAAQMPQIYKQFGIDTFLFWRGVADNRLKQTEFTWKGSDGSEVFAVQIPFGYYYGGNIPEGEDDILPYLNEQVGKLEAKASTEHVYFPNGFDQAPIRKNLPELINRFNEIDEDREYVLNEPERFLQEIKESATSLPVLEGELTEGKHSRIHKTIFSTRADLKQLNNQIENFITNTLEPVLTISHSLGHDYPHETVAEIWKLMFENAAHDSIGGCNSDTTNQDVFFRYKQARDLGDNLLELHMRMIAQKINQEETFSFTVFNALPYARKGFVEFDAYLPEKEFTIRDVNGEQLPFTIKEKTELTDYVLNQHIYLNPSKKVYLPEKVYAAKLVVKVNDIPSLGYSQFYFDLQENELGDQPNEKVDAIENDHYRIQFEDDCTLTITHKPTGSVYKNQMIFEENGDDGDSYNYSPPRKDLIISSVGSDGTVDVGRNAVEEIMNINLLMEVPRDLEERANGKCSVDMPLSVTVSLRSGDPLIHFNVDLDNQALSHRLRVVFATDIASRFSYADQPFGIIKRPVALPELDVWEEEEWQEKPISIEPMQSFVNLHDEGHGFTVFTEGVREYEIIGEHYDTIALTLFRTFGYMGKEDLLYRPGRASGEKIIETPDAQMIGELKFTFAYQMNTGGFDDAELVRTAKEYLSPLAVYQLADFLNGRLIFSNRDEEAKYEKEYSLFEVSPDHTAAVSAIKKAERSDAYILRCFNPYETSKSTVDVKNRTLEAVALNETTTMENITDLSHCQLQTYVIK